One Heliomicrobium gestii DNA window includes the following coding sequences:
- a CDS encoding EAL domain-containing protein — MSLCKRCNQLPDPLAEQGVLYIAPPVSLTFNHLCEAIRGIGIAFSLFAKEIIAVDIIPGVLEKLGTLLPSVLSRAEMIDSRALLLPRGQNPTIQELLQVQPLYRLVSRIQGDWLIEILKENRITTFFQPIVHCHEPERIFAYECLLRGKDRDGGILYPGRIFDVARDADLLFQLDRIARIRAIEEATRHGIPSNLFINFNPSSVYDPTTCLRTTIEAVHDAGIPPERVVFEVVESEQINDVKHLAKILDHYRNAGFQVALDDLGAGYSSLNVLTHLRPDFVKLDLELVRDVDKDAYKGEITMKLLELSQRLQVKTIAEGIERPEEWRWLKSHGADYGQGYLFAKPACPPPLPPWPEALHCWDAS; from the coding sequence ATGAGCCTTTGCAAGCGCTGTAATCAGTTGCCTGATCCCTTGGCCGAACAAGGGGTTTTATACATTGCTCCGCCAGTCTCTTTAACCTTCAATCACCTCTGTGAGGCGATTCGCGGAATCGGCATCGCCTTTTCCCTTTTTGCCAAAGAGATTATCGCCGTGGACATCATCCCCGGTGTGCTGGAGAAACTGGGAACCCTTTTACCGTCGGTGCTCAGTCGCGCCGAAATGATCGATTCGCGGGCCTTGCTGCTTCCGCGAGGGCAAAATCCGACGATCCAAGAGTTGCTCCAGGTGCAACCGTTATATCGACTTGTCAGTCGAATTCAGGGAGACTGGCTGATCGAGATTCTGAAAGAAAATCGAATCACCACCTTTTTTCAACCGATTGTTCACTGCCATGAACCGGAACGCATCTTTGCCTATGAATGCTTGCTGCGCGGCAAAGATCGCGATGGCGGGATCCTGTACCCTGGTCGCATCTTTGATGTTGCCCGTGACGCTGATCTGTTGTTTCAGTTGGATCGGATCGCCCGGATCAGGGCCATCGAAGAGGCCACGCGTCACGGCATCCCGTCGAACTTATTTATCAACTTCAATCCCTCCTCTGTGTATGACCCGACGACGTGCCTGCGCACGACGATTGAAGCCGTTCACGACGCCGGTATTCCGCCGGAACGGGTCGTTTTTGAAGTCGTCGAGAGCGAGCAGATCAACGATGTGAAACACCTGGCGAAAATCCTGGACCATTACCGCAATGCCGGGTTTCAGGTGGCCCTCGATGACCTGGGGGCCGGTTACTCATCGTTAAACGTATTGACCCATTTGCGGCCCGATTTCGTTAAACTGGATCTGGAACTGGTGCGGGATGTGGATAAAGACGCCTATAAAGGCGAGATCACGATGAAACTGCTGGAACTGTCCCAACGGCTGCAGGTCAAAACCATCGCCGAAGGCATTGAACGCCCCGAAGAGTGGCGCTGGCTGAAAAGTCACGGCGCCGACTATGGGCAAGGCTATCTCTTTGCCAAACCGGCTTGCCCGCCGCCACTTCCGCCGTGGCCGGAGGCGCTTCACTGCTGGGACGCTTCTTGA
- a CDS encoding protein adenylyltransferase SelO: MTKGSTKKDMGWNLDNSYARLPKLFFSALDPTPVGAPELAILNEPLAQALGLNTQALRGDDGVAVLAGNALPEGALPLAQAYAGHQFGHFTMLGDGRALLLGEQITPQGKRFDIQLKGSGRTPYSRRGDGRAALGPMLREYIISEAMDALGIPTTRSLAVVTTGESVIRETVQPGAILTRVAASHLRVGTFQYVAQWGAVEELRLLADYTIKRHFPDVDADENRYLSLLRAVIERQAALIAKWQLVGFIHGVMNTDNMAISGETIDYGPCAFMNAFDPATVFSSIDRQGRYAYGNQPVIAGWNLARFAETLLPLLHDDEEQAVEIAQEAVTAFVPLYQRHWLSGMRAKLGLFNEETEDPSLIEGLLTLMQAHRADYTNTFRALSLEKPDDTPLFEKPDFTQWHEQWQARQGRQPETKEDSRQLMNKSNPAVIPRNHRVEEALEAAVKKGDLCVMERLLTVLATPYDLPPEQVDFTAPPAPTSAPYRTFCGT, from the coding sequence ATGACAAAGGGCTCGACGAAGAAAGATATGGGATGGAACCTGGACAACAGCTACGCCCGGCTGCCCAAACTGTTTTTCTCCGCTCTTGATCCAACGCCTGTGGGCGCACCGGAGTTGGCGATTCTCAACGAGCCGCTGGCGCAAGCACTGGGCCTGAACACGCAAGCGTTGCGAGGCGACGATGGGGTGGCCGTCCTTGCTGGCAATGCGCTTCCCGAAGGGGCGTTGCCGCTGGCGCAAGCTTATGCCGGGCATCAATTCGGCCATTTTACGATGTTAGGAGACGGCCGGGCGCTGCTGCTGGGTGAGCAGATCACGCCCCAGGGGAAGCGCTTTGATATACAGCTCAAAGGCTCCGGCAGAACGCCTTACTCGCGCCGTGGCGACGGCCGGGCGGCCCTTGGGCCGATGTTGCGCGAATACATCATCAGTGAAGCCATGGATGCCCTCGGCATCCCGACGACCCGCAGCCTGGCGGTCGTGACGACCGGCGAATCGGTCATCCGGGAAACCGTACAGCCTGGGGCCATTCTGACACGCGTGGCTGCCAGTCATTTACGCGTCGGCACCTTTCAATATGTCGCCCAATGGGGCGCCGTCGAGGAACTGCGGCTCCTCGCTGACTATACGATCAAGCGCCATTTCCCGGACGTAGACGCCGATGAGAACCGGTATCTTTCGCTGCTTCGAGCCGTGATCGAGCGCCAGGCGGCGCTGATCGCAAAATGGCAACTGGTCGGCTTTATCCACGGCGTGATGAATACGGACAACATGGCCATCAGTGGGGAAACCATTGACTATGGTCCCTGCGCCTTTATGAATGCTTTTGACCCCGCCACCGTATTCAGTTCCATTGACAGGCAGGGCCGCTATGCCTACGGCAATCAGCCGGTTATCGCCGGATGGAACCTGGCGCGATTCGCCGAAACCCTGTTACCGCTGCTCCATGACGATGAGGAGCAGGCTGTTGAAATCGCCCAGGAGGCGGTTACAGCGTTTGTCCCGTTGTATCAACGTCATTGGCTCTCCGGGATGAGGGCGAAATTGGGACTATTTAATGAAGAGACGGAAGATCCATCCCTCATCGAAGGCCTTCTCACGCTGATGCAGGCGCACCGCGCCGATTATACGAATACCTTTCGCGCCTTGTCCTTGGAAAAGCCCGACGATACGCCTCTGTTTGAAAAGCCTGACTTTACGCAGTGGCATGAGCAGTGGCAGGCGAGACAGGGCAGGCAGCCGGAAACAAAAGAAGATTCCCGTCAATTGATGAACAAGAGCAATCCCGCCGTGATCCCTCGAAATCACCGGGTCGAAGAGGCGCTGGAAGCGGCGGTGAAAAAGGGAGACCTCTGTGTGATGGAACGGCTCCTTACCGTTCTCGCCACTCCCTATGATCTACCGCCTGAACAGGTCGATTTCACCGCACCGCCTGCGCCAACTTCCGCACCATACAGGACCTTTTGCGGGACCTGA
- a CDS encoding 4Fe-4S binding protein, with the protein MAKYGRKPWVPRGWPAYLLSAFKYLFLLFFLYITWFALTIPQVISFLQSPYNRVSDIKMLLFFLEPSQTTMVVLALLTALSLAIPNFWCRFACPYGAMLGIIGKLSPTWLHRDQACCTQCGACRRACMNGLDPSQVKKVTQEGCSLCLACQAACAPQALGLETALKKPLPNLFCPRSRWRIAPDPVRRHPFVSMARLLGRNVDS; encoded by the coding sequence TTGGCCAAGTACGGACGCAAACCCTGGGTTCCTCGCGGCTGGCCTGCTTATCTTCTGTCTGCATTCAAATATCTGTTCCTTCTCTTTTTCCTCTATATCACCTGGTTCGCTCTGACGATCCCCCAGGTCATATCCTTTTTGCAGAGCCCCTATAACCGGGTATCTGACATCAAAATGCTCCTCTTTTTCCTGGAGCCGAGTCAGACAACGATGGTGGTGCTTGCCCTGCTCACGGCGCTTTCCCTGGCGATCCCGAACTTCTGGTGCCGCTTTGCCTGCCCCTATGGCGCGATGCTCGGGATCATCGGGAAGTTGAGCCCCACATGGCTCCATCGTGACCAAGCCTGTTGTACGCAATGCGGCGCTTGCCGGCGGGCCTGCATGAATGGCCTCGATCCCAGCCAAGTGAAAAAGGTCACACAAGAAGGGTGCTCCTTATGTTTGGCTTGTCAGGCCGCATGCGCTCCTCAAGCGCTCGGGCTGGAGACGGCGCTGAAAAAACCATTGCCCAATCTCTTCTGCCCTCGTTCTCGCTGGCGGATTGCTCCTGATCCTGTTCGGCGGCATCCTTTTGTCTCAATGGCTCGGTTGCTGGGAAGGAACGTTGACAGCTGA
- the mntA gene encoding type VII toxin-antitoxin system MntA family adenylyltransferase antitoxin gives MNLQAIQKRAEPIFQRYGVVQAFVFGSFARGDQSEDSDIDFLIEYASDAKKSMFDFCNLIGELQNALGRNVDVVTIKGLSPFLREVVEKEKRVIYDVKSA, from the coding sequence GTGAACCTGCAAGCGATACAAAAAAGGGCGGAACCTATCTTTCAACGTTACGGTGTGGTCCAAGCCTTTGTATTCGGTTCTTTCGCCCGAGGCGACCAATCTGAGGACAGCGATATCGACTTTCTAATCGAATACGCTTCTGACGCAAAAAAATCCATGTTCGACTTCTGCAACCTGATTGGGGAACTACAAAATGCTCTGGGACGCAATGTCGATGTGGTTACGATAAAAGGTCTCTCCCCCTTCCTTCGTGAAGTTGTTGAGAAAGAGAAGAGAGTTATCTATGATGTCAAATCAGCGTGA
- a CDS encoding HepT-like ribonuclease domain-containing protein has translation MVLPRCFQRRLFQSTQLQDAVIRRLEIIGEASNKLSREFQRTHADIPWSMIISMRNILIHEYFGVDLDVIWDTHVYNLPELKDKIVRLME, from the coding sequence ATCGTACTTCCAAGGTGTTTCCAAAGAAGACTTTTCCAATCGACCCAATTGCAAGACGCCGTAATCCGCCGGTTAGAGATTATCGGAGAAGCATCGAATAAACTGTCTCGCGAATTCCAGCGAACGCATGCAGACATTCCCTGGTCTATGATCATATCGATGCGGAACATACTCATCCACGAGTACTTTGGCGTAGATCTAGATGTCATTTGGGACACTCATGTCTATAATCTTCCAGAATTAAAAGATAAAATCGTTCGCTTGATGGAATAG
- a CDS encoding DUF2867 domain-containing protein translates to MGAITVTQIPLPQNSLVIGSLCPIHYGDAYRMALPKHFTGGVDELTELIFSPAANPSWAARLARLRNGIVRFFGLKTMGPSSRPSEGAGPSQPAPRRRLFPVIERTGRELLLGLDDRHLDFRISVQIVDNGADRWGVVTTVVRFHNLLGRAYFLPVKPIHRRMVPAIMKKAVAAWEKANPLGE, encoded by the coding sequence ATGGGCGCCATCACCGTAACCCAAATTCCCCTACCGCAGAATTCCCTGGTCATCGGTTCGCTCTGCCCGATTCATTACGGCGATGCGTACCGCATGGCCCTTCCGAAGCACTTCACCGGCGGTGTGGACGAACTGACGGAACTGATTTTTTCACCGGCCGCCAACCCCTCCTGGGCGGCCAGGTTGGCCAGACTCCGCAACGGCATCGTCCGGTTCTTCGGCCTCAAAACCATGGGCCCTTCGTCCCGCCCGTCCGAAGGGGCAGGACCGTCACAACCGGCGCCGCGTCGACGGCTCTTTCCCGTGATCGAACGCACCGGCAGGGAACTGCTCTTGGGGCTGGATGATCGCCATCTGGATTTTCGCATCTCCGTCCAGATCGTTGACAACGGCGCCGATCGCTGGGGCGTCGTGACGACGGTCGTCCGGTTCCACAACCTCCTGGGAAGAGCCTACTTCCTGCCGGTGAAACCGATCCACCGGAGGATGGTCCCGGCGATCATGAAAAAAGCGGTCGCCGCCTGGGAAAAGGCGAACCCCCTCGGTGAATAA
- a CDS encoding pyridoxal phosphate-dependent aminotransferase — translation MSVAEHIRAQISQSSWIRKMFEEGERLKPIVGEDKVYDFTIGNPNNEPPAAFREALKELANDPIPGMHRYMSNAGYPETRQAIADALRAASGKPLTADNVVMTVGAGGALNVVFKTILDPGDEVIISAPFFVEYKGYLANHGGKAVIVQSKEDFQLDLDAIAAAVTAKTRAVIINSPNNPTGVIYPAESLAALHRLLEAKGAELGRTLFVVSDEPYAKIVYDDITVPSVFAHIRNSIVVTSHSKDLALPGERIGYVAFSPEIDEASLLFDGLVLANRILGFVNAPALMQRLVAKLQNESVNIDEYREKRDLFYDNLTAMGFEMVKPQGAFYLFPKSPLADDVEFVRRAQKYNILLVPGSGFGKPGYFRIAYCVEKRIIENSLEAFRALAKEFGMPG, via the coding sequence ATCTCTGTCGCAGAACATATCCGCGCCCAGATCTCTCAATCTTCCTGGATCCGCAAGATGTTTGAAGAAGGTGAACGCTTAAAACCGATCGTCGGTGAAGATAAGGTCTATGACTTCACCATCGGCAACCCGAACAACGAGCCGCCGGCGGCCTTCCGGGAAGCCCTCAAAGAACTGGCCAACGACCCCATCCCGGGGATGCACCGCTACATGAGCAACGCCGGCTATCCCGAGACGCGCCAAGCGATCGCCGACGCCCTCCGCGCCGCCAGCGGCAAGCCCTTGACCGCCGACAACGTGGTCATGACCGTTGGCGCCGGCGGCGCGCTCAATGTCGTCTTCAAGACGATCCTCGACCCTGGCGACGAGGTGATCATCTCGGCCCCCTTCTTTGTCGAATACAAGGGGTATCTCGCCAACCATGGCGGCAAAGCGGTCATCGTCCAATCGAAGGAAGACTTCCAACTCGATCTGGACGCCATCGCCGCAGCGGTGACGGCGAAGACGCGGGCCGTGATCATCAACTCGCCCAACAACCCCACCGGCGTCATCTACCCCGCCGAGAGCCTGGCGGCATTGCACCGGTTGCTGGAAGCCAAGGGCGCCGAACTGGGCCGTACACTCTTTGTCGTCTCCGATGAACCCTACGCCAAAATCGTCTATGACGATATCACCGTCCCCTCGGTCTTCGCCCACATCCGCAACAGCATCGTTGTCACCTCCCACAGCAAAGACCTCGCCCTGCCAGGGGAGCGGATCGGCTACGTGGCCTTCAGCCCCGAAATCGATGAAGCGTCGCTGCTCTTCGACGGCCTGGTGCTGGCCAACCGCATCCTCGGATTCGTCAACGCGCCCGCTCTGATGCAGCGCCTGGTGGCCAAGCTGCAAAACGAATCGGTCAACATCGACGAGTACCGGGAAAAGCGGGATCTCTTCTACGACAACCTGACCGCCATGGGCTTTGAGATGGTCAAGCCCCAGGGGGCCTTCTACCTCTTCCCCAAATCCCCCCTGGCCGATGACGTCGAATTTGTCCGGCGCGCCCAGAAGTACAACATCCTGCTCGTTCCCGGCAGCGGTTTCGGCAAACCGGGCTACTTCCGGATCGCCTACTGTGTGGAAAAGCGGATCATCGAAAACTCCCTGGAGGCTTTCCGGGCGCTGGCCAAAGAATTTGGAATGCCCGGGTAA
- a CDS encoding YetF domain-containing protein, with protein sequence METKWLQLIDVFWRTAAIYSLLFMLTRLMGKQLLSQMTYFDFVIYTVMGKMAGEFVTDEVKGPWLLLSPIILAAATVAIEKVSLKSLAARKLFEGEPVVVIQNGKLMEKNMRRLRYNLNELEMQLREKGIFNMTEVEFALLEPNGKLSILKKSQQLPVTMHDLGKPTAYKGLATEIIKDGDVLEQNLRQCNLTFGWLFGELKKHGVEELSQVFYAALQSDGTLYVDIRRDEAGGLHEVEDKPT encoded by the coding sequence ATGGAAACAAAGTGGTTGCAGTTGATCGACGTTTTCTGGAGAACGGCGGCGATCTATAGCCTGCTGTTTATGCTTACACGTCTTATGGGGAAACAGTTATTGTCGCAGATGACCTATTTCGATTTTGTCATTTACACCGTGATGGGGAAGATGGCCGGCGAATTTGTTACCGATGAAGTGAAAGGTCCCTGGCTGTTGCTGAGTCCGATCATTCTCGCCGCCGCCACCGTGGCGATTGAAAAGGTGAGTTTGAAAAGCCTGGCTGCTCGCAAGCTCTTTGAAGGGGAGCCCGTCGTTGTCATCCAAAACGGCAAGTTGATGGAAAAGAATATGCGGCGTCTCCGTTACAATCTCAATGAGTTGGAGATGCAGCTTCGCGAAAAAGGGATTTTCAATATGACCGAGGTAGAATTCGCCTTGTTAGAGCCCAATGGAAAACTGAGCATTCTGAAAAAGTCGCAACAATTGCCCGTCACGATGCATGACCTTGGCAAGCCGACAGCCTATAAAGGACTTGCCACGGAGATCATCAAGGATGGCGACGTGTTGGAACAAAATTTGCGTCAATGCAATCTCACTTTCGGGTGGCTCTTCGGTGAATTGAAGAAGCATGGCGTGGAGGAGTTGTCTCAGGTTTTTTATGCCGCCTTGCAGAGCGACGGAACGCTTTATGTGGATATCCGGCGCGATGAGGCGGGTGGGCTCCATGAGGTTGAAGACAAGCCAACGTAA
- the speD gene encoding adenosylmethionine decarboxylase: MNVLGNPLGVQLLAEVWECNPEKLNDVATVEAIMVRAAEKSGADIREIVFHRFEPQGVSGVVVISESHLTIHTWPELGYAAVDIFTCGERVNPWEALESITQELDAEEAHAMEISRGMKNLSRLRKKMDTQRHDPET, encoded by the coding sequence ATGAATGTGCTGGGCAATCCCCTCGGCGTGCAGTTGTTGGCCGAGGTGTGGGAGTGTAATCCCGAAAAACTCAACGACGTTGCGACGGTGGAGGCGATCATGGTGCGCGCCGCCGAGAAGTCGGGGGCCGATATCCGGGAAATCGTCTTTCATCGCTTTGAACCCCAGGGGGTGAGCGGCGTCGTGGTGATCTCCGAATCCCATCTGACGATCCACACCTGGCCGGAACTCGGCTATGCGGCCGTGGACATCTTCACCTGCGGAGAACGGGTAAACCCCTGGGAGGCGTTGGAGTCGATCACGCAGGAACTTGACGCCGAAGAGGCCCATGCCATGGAGATCAGCCGGGGCATGAAAAACCTGAGCCGGTTGAGAAAGAAGATGGATACGCAGAGGCATGACCCTGAAACATAG
- the larC gene encoding nickel pincer cofactor biosynthesis protein LarC has translation MCNADEHGYEPTANHGHRHEHTAHDDGHNADKEVRCKQGQGRRNAISADGHKILVVDPVSGAAGDMWLGALVDLGVPWEELTEALQGLGVDGYELRRDVVISKGIRATKVNVILDERPQPHRHLRHVVEIIDGSTLADPVKEKAIRVFTRLAESEAKVHGCAVEKVHFHEVGAVDAIIDIVGTCWALAYLQVEEIFVLPLPLGSGTVRCAHGVMPVPAPATADLVRDFPVYLGGGEGELVTPTGAALCTTLGRPHDSHSQGMPLRIERIGHGAGSREAKDRPNVLRLLLGRREEAGKNWLVCSGGATHGQGRGYGHGHSQEQGDVCLGETPRGGSNDSIGGAPALRWESVQVIETTVDDMNPQWLSPLTQRLFEAGALDVQALSVLMKKGRLGSHLTVLCSPDRAGAVLEQLFAESTTLGVRSRLEQRACLERDWITVTTEGGPVRLKRGILGGRVFNVHPEFEDCQAAARRGNRPVKEIYRQALAKYEAETVKTAE, from the coding sequence ATGTGTAACGCCGATGAGCATGGGTACGAACCTACAGCCAACCACGGCCATCGCCACGAGCACACCGCTCACGATGACGGCCACAACGCCGATAAAGAGGTTCGCTGCAAACAGGGGCAGGGTCGCCGGAACGCGATTTCTGCCGACGGTCATAAAATCCTCGTCGTCGATCCCGTCTCCGGCGCGGCCGGTGACATGTGGCTCGGCGCCCTCGTCGACCTGGGCGTTCCCTGGGAGGAATTAACGGAGGCCTTGCAGGGCCTTGGCGTCGATGGCTATGAACTGCGTCGCGACGTTGTCATCTCCAAGGGGATTCGCGCCACGAAAGTGAATGTCATCCTCGATGAGCGGCCCCAGCCTCATCGTCACCTGCGCCATGTTGTCGAGATCATCGATGGATCGACCTTGGCGGACCCGGTGAAGGAAAAAGCCATTCGCGTCTTTACGCGGTTGGCCGAATCGGAGGCCAAGGTGCACGGTTGCGCCGTCGAAAAAGTCCACTTCCATGAAGTGGGCGCGGTGGACGCCATCATCGATATTGTAGGGACCTGCTGGGCCTTGGCGTATCTACAGGTGGAGGAGATTTTCGTCCTGCCCCTTCCCCTCGGCTCGGGCACAGTCCGCTGCGCCCATGGGGTGATGCCGGTGCCTGCGCCGGCGACGGCCGACCTCGTCCGTGATTTTCCCGTCTATCTCGGCGGCGGCGAGGGGGAACTGGTCACCCCGACCGGGGCCGCCCTCTGCACCACCTTGGGGCGTCCCCATGACAGTCACTCTCAAGGGATGCCCTTGCGGATCGAGCGCATCGGTCACGGCGCCGGTTCCCGCGAGGCGAAAGATCGGCCCAATGTGTTGCGGTTGCTGCTGGGCCGGCGGGAAGAGGCCGGGAAAAACTGGCTCGTCTGCTCCGGCGGCGCGACTCACGGGCAGGGTCGCGGATACGGGCACGGTCATTCGCAGGAACAGGGAGACGTCTGCCTGGGGGAGACGCCCCGGGGCGGGAGTAACGACAGCATCGGCGGAGCGCCGGCGCTGCGCTGGGAGAGTGTGCAGGTCATCGAGACGACCGTTGATGACATGAATCCCCAGTGGCTCTCGCCCCTGACCCAACGACTCTTCGAGGCGGGCGCCTTGGATGTGCAAGCCCTTTCTGTCCTCATGAAGAAGGGTCGCCTCGGCAGTCACCTGACGGTGCTCTGTTCACCCGATCGCGCTGGCGCTGTGCTGGAACAACTGTTTGCCGAGTCGACCACACTGGGTGTTCGCTCCCGTCTGGAACAGCGGGCGTGCCTGGAGCGGGACTGGATCACCGTCACCACCGAAGGCGGTCCTGTTCGCCTGAAACGGGGCATCCTCGGTGGACGTGTGTTTAACGTTCACCCGGAATTTGAGGACTGTCAGGCGGCAGCCCGCCGGGGAAACCGGCCGGTGAAGGAGATTTACCGTCAGGCTCTCGCCAAGTATGAAGCGGAAACGGTGAAAACAGCGGAATAA
- the larB gene encoding nickel pincer cofactor biosynthesis protein LarB: MDHSRLTHLLRAVQDGQMPVEEAVDRLKGWPYEDIGFAKVDHYRAINQGFPEVIFGLGKRPEQTAAIFERLTKTGLPVLATRCTAEVYGAVKSKVPEAVFHDLAQAVTLRVSEENEHPLGTIAVVTAGTADLPVAEEAAVSALAMGCRVKRIFDVGVAGLHRLLSKREELSEAQVIIVIAGMEGALASVVAGMVDIPVVAVPTSIGYGANFGGLSALLGMLNSCALGVGVVNIDNGFGAAALAATIVRSGRRDIGRSQDV; this comes from the coding sequence ATGGATCATTCCAGGCTGACCCATTTGCTGCGGGCCGTCCAGGATGGACAGATGCCTGTGGAAGAGGCCGTCGATCGGCTGAAAGGTTGGCCCTACGAGGATATCGGTTTTGCTAAAGTCGATCACTACCGGGCCATCAACCAGGGGTTTCCGGAGGTCATCTTCGGTCTCGGCAAACGGCCGGAACAGACGGCGGCCATCTTTGAGCGATTGACCAAAACGGGGCTGCCCGTGCTGGCGACGCGTTGCACGGCAGAAGTCTACGGGGCGGTAAAAAGCAAAGTCCCTGAGGCGGTTTTTCACGATCTGGCTCAGGCCGTGACGCTGCGCGTTTCCGAGGAGAATGAACACCCCCTCGGGACCATCGCCGTCGTCACAGCCGGAACGGCCGACCTGCCGGTGGCTGAGGAAGCCGCTGTCAGCGCCCTGGCCATGGGGTGCCGGGTGAAGCGGATTTTTGATGTCGGTGTGGCCGGACTTCACCGGCTCCTGTCAAAGCGGGAGGAACTGAGTGAGGCCCAGGTGATCATCGTCATTGCCGGCATGGAAGGCGCCCTCGCTTCTGTCGTGGCCGGCATGGTCGACATCCCCGTCGTGGCCGTGCCGACGAGCATCGGCTATGGCGCCAACTTCGGCGGCCTCTCGGCATTGCTGGGCATGTTGAACTCCTGCGCCCTCGGTGTCGGCGTCGTAAACATTGATAATGGTTTCGGCGCGGCGGCCTTAGCGGCGACGATCGTCCGCAGCGGCCGCCGCGATATAGGGAGGTCCCAAGATGTGTAA